The following are from one region of the Pantoea cypripedii genome:
- a CDS encoding TraE/TraK family type IV conjugative transfer system protein translates to MKYKVREGRNRVTVLALAGLGSLLALSLAANGITGALAWHFARTQKTITVPMLFDRPFVSTAASGDDALNGLLVRSFINLRLSVTPETVDSQHAALLRFVPPEDRDAMKKQLAAEAEYIRKNGVSSVFRLDDETTDTTTGDIIVRGTLSAGTTNGNLKLSLPDTKKAWRLSVHYVDGLIRLTAFTEVPWTQPDRRPQQE, encoded by the coding sequence ATGAAGTACAAGGTCCGGGAGGGGCGCAACCGTGTGACGGTACTGGCGCTGGCGGGGCTGGGTTCGCTTCTGGCCCTGAGCCTTGCCGCGAACGGCATCACCGGCGCCCTCGCGTGGCACTTCGCCCGCACCCAGAAAACCATCACCGTTCCGATGCTGTTTGACCGGCCGTTTGTCTCCACCGCCGCCTCCGGAGACGACGCCCTGAACGGACTGCTGGTCCGCTCGTTTATCAATCTCCGCCTGTCCGTCACGCCCGAGACCGTGGACAGCCAGCACGCCGCCCTGCTGCGCTTTGTTCCGCCGGAAGACCGTGACGCCATGAAAAAACAGCTTGCCGCCGAAGCTGAGTACATCAGAAAGAACGGCGTCTCCTCCGTGTTCCGCCTTGACGATGAAACCACCGACACCACCACCGGTGACATCATCGTCCGGGGCACCCTGAGCGCCGGCACCACCAACGGCAACCTGAAACTTTCGCTGCCGGACACGAAAAAAGCCTGGCGACTCAGCGTGCACTACGTGGACGGCCTTATCCGCCTGACGGCCTTCACGGAAGTACCCTGGACGCAACCTGACCGCCGCCCGCAACAGGAATGA
- the rfaH gene encoding transcription/translation regulatory transformer protein RfaH, translated as MENWYVAQTKYAQEKRAQQQLQSQGVTCLLPVFSEVRLQNGGIRRIAEQPLFPNYIFVRFDPEVVHTTAIKATRGVSTLISFGGLPSVVPDSVITRLIQGWERAPLTTDAPAHGDRVVIRDGVFEGLEAVWYEPDGIKRAMLLLTLMNRQVPVPVKSHMRFHITAREAAA; from the coding sequence ATGGAAAACTGGTACGTGGCGCAGACGAAGTACGCGCAGGAGAAGCGGGCGCAGCAGCAGCTGCAGAGTCAGGGAGTGACCTGCCTGCTCCCGGTCTTCTCCGAGGTCCGGCTGCAGAACGGGGGCATCCGGCGCATCGCCGAGCAGCCGCTGTTCCCGAACTATATTTTTGTGCGTTTTGACCCGGAGGTGGTGCATACCACGGCCATCAAGGCCACGCGGGGTGTCTCAACGCTTATCAGCTTCGGCGGCCTGCCGTCCGTGGTACCGGACAGCGTGATAACCCGCCTCATTCAGGGGTGGGAGCGCGCGCCGCTTACCACGGACGCACCGGCGCACGGCGACCGGGTGGTTATCCGCGACGGCGTTTTCGAAGGGCTGGAGGCGGTGTGGTACGAGCCGGACGGGATAAAGCGGGCGATGCTGCTCCTGACCCTGATGAACCGCCAGGTGCCCGTGCCGGTGAAAAGCCATATGCGCTTTCATATCACCGCGCGGGAGGCCGCCGCATGA
- a CDS encoding type IV conjugative transfer system pilin TraA — protein MKVVTGKPALAEGAAEACPAFRTALPSGFIGTLYRSFSLLWRHRANVLLIALAVLFFALPHLVRAEDLLSSQKQDAKDTFGHGSTIEWGLYIAEVLISIGAYIKTRNPMLFVGGLGFLIVVTRVLFSLAG, from the coding sequence ATGAAAGTTGTCACAGGCAAACCCGCGCTGGCGGAGGGGGCTGCGGAAGCCTGCCCGGCGTTCCGGACCGCACTACCATCCGGTTTTATCGGCACGCTTTACCGCAGCTTTAGTCTTCTCTGGCGTCACCGCGCTAACGTGCTGCTGATCGCCCTGGCGGTGCTGTTCTTCGCACTCCCGCATCTGGTGCGCGCCGAAGACCTGCTCTCCAGCCAGAAACAGGACGCGAAGGATACGTTCGGCCACGGCAGCACCATCGAGTGGGGGCTGTACATTGCCGAGGTACTCATCTCCATCGGCGCCTACATCAAAACCCGCAACCCGATGCTGTTCGTCGGCGGCCTCGGCTTCCTCATCGTCGTCACCCGCGTTCTCTTCAGCCTCGCCGGTTAA
- the traC gene encoding type IV secretion system protein TraC, which produces MLSNVIDHLAGILSSSRDEGGAKAASKMLRENFSYPSLTSLLPYREYDEKSDLFINGRSVGFIMEVAPLAGANQQVVQALDDLLRKKLPRKTPVTVLMVASKCVGDMLENGLSRDMWKGSMAPRLNAITRAYWERSALKGLVNNREYPLYLRNYRVFLVYAHPGTGGIRVMDEVAQIRETLRVSMMAAHMDTRRVAAAEFLTVIREQLNYRPGQVNAGTENWNPEQELHRQCVDHSTELEVHPGYLRLTTARQPGDRRIEDEADTAVASTRIVNMQLTKVPKKFALWQAADNLQNMRFPDLGIPCPFLLSWTICVEEQVSSQNEAFRKEQDMGKKANSSYGKLFPNTQRTYEEWRDLRMGLASNEIAMCSFSMNLTLFCPDDDSEQQACELAAINVFRKNDLEMSAPRYQQLRNWLTTFPFLMQEGLWDDMKHMNATLRCKSFNAVNLMPVVAERQMAPSGSPLPTYRNALAFFDMFSESNGATNFNIAVTGTTGAGKSFFIQEILRQVLNSGGFGWVIDMGGSYRNFCRQAGGAYLDGATLRFNPFANVRDIKESAEGIQGLLTVLASPNDALDKVSETILLKGVVAAWEAKQNRARIDDVVLYMKSPDVRSEYGDQPTIMNRINELVLLLDRWCTWGANGDYFNSDKPTLDGDTRFAVLELLSLENQPHLLSAILYSLILAIQEKMYHSPRSLKKVAIIDEAWRLFSGSNPHAARFIETGYRTVRRHRGAFITITQGIKDFTGTKDQAAPPAAAAAWDCSGTKVTLLQDAKAFKTYLNANPDQFSEMETQVIRGFQPARDTGFSSVMISSGEYSSFHRVFVDPVTRAMFSTRGEDYQYMSDAQEAGATSEEAAYLLACEPHMYQAEMQELERWAGLPAA; this is translated from the coding sequence ATGCTCAGTAACGTTATCGATCACCTCGCCGGTATTCTGAGCAGCAGCCGGGACGAGGGCGGGGCAAAAGCCGCCTCAAAAATGCTGCGAGAAAACTTCAGCTACCCCTCGCTGACCAGCCTGCTGCCTTACCGTGAGTACGATGAGAAATCCGACCTGTTTATCAACGGCCGGTCCGTCGGTTTCATCATGGAGGTGGCACCGCTCGCCGGCGCTAACCAGCAGGTGGTGCAGGCACTGGACGACCTGCTGCGCAAAAAACTCCCCCGTAAAACACCGGTCACCGTGCTGATGGTCGCCAGCAAGTGCGTGGGGGACATGCTGGAGAACGGGCTGAGCCGCGACATGTGGAAAGGCAGCATGGCACCGCGCCTCAACGCCATCACCAGAGCCTACTGGGAACGCTCAGCGCTGAAAGGGCTGGTGAATAACCGCGAGTATCCGCTCTATCTGCGTAACTACCGCGTGTTTCTGGTGTATGCCCACCCGGGTACCGGCGGCATCCGGGTCATGGATGAGGTGGCGCAGATCCGCGAAACCCTGCGCGTGTCGATGATGGCCGCGCACATGGACACCCGGCGGGTGGCGGCGGCCGAATTCCTGACGGTCATTCGTGAGCAGCTCAACTACCGTCCTGGGCAGGTGAATGCCGGTACGGAAAACTGGAATCCGGAGCAGGAGCTGCACCGCCAGTGCGTGGACCACAGTACCGAGCTGGAGGTACACCCGGGTTACCTGCGCCTCACCACGGCGCGCCAGCCCGGTGACAGGCGCATAGAGGATGAGGCGGATACCGCCGTTGCCAGCACGCGCATCGTCAATATGCAGCTGACAAAGGTACCGAAGAAGTTTGCCCTCTGGCAGGCGGCGGACAACCTGCAGAACATGCGCTTTCCGGACCTTGGCATCCCCTGTCCGTTTCTGCTGAGCTGGACCATCTGCGTCGAGGAGCAGGTCAGCAGCCAGAACGAAGCGTTCCGTAAGGAACAGGACATGGGTAAAAAGGCCAACTCCTCCTACGGAAAACTCTTCCCCAACACGCAGCGCACCTATGAGGAGTGGCGTGACCTGCGCATGGGGCTGGCCAGCAACGAAATCGCCATGTGCAGTTTCAGCATGAACCTGACGCTGTTCTGCCCGGATGACGACAGTGAACAGCAGGCCTGTGAGCTCGCCGCCATCAACGTGTTCCGCAAGAATGATCTGGAGATGTCTGCGCCGCGCTACCAGCAGCTGCGCAACTGGCTCACCACCTTCCCCTTCCTGATGCAGGAGGGGCTGTGGGACGACATGAAGCACATGAATGCCACCCTGCGCTGCAAGAGCTTCAATGCGGTGAACCTGATGCCGGTGGTCGCCGAGCGGCAGATGGCCCCTTCGGGCAGCCCGCTGCCGACCTACCGCAACGCGCTGGCGTTTTTTGACATGTTCAGCGAGAGCAACGGGGCAACGAACTTCAACATCGCGGTCACCGGCACCACCGGTGCCGGCAAAAGCTTCTTTATCCAGGAGATCCTGCGTCAGGTACTGAATTCCGGCGGGTTTGGCTGGGTTATCGATATGGGGGGCAGCTACCGCAACTTCTGCCGACAGGCGGGGGGCGCCTATCTCGATGGGGCCACGCTGCGCTTTAACCCGTTTGCCAACGTGCGCGATATTAAGGAATCGGCCGAGGGAATACAGGGGCTGCTGACCGTGCTGGCCAGTCCGAACGATGCGCTGGACAAGGTCAGTGAGACCATCCTGCTCAAGGGCGTCGTGGCTGCCTGGGAGGCGAAGCAGAACCGGGCGCGTATCGATGACGTGGTGCTGTACATGAAATCGCCGGATGTCCGGTCAGAGTACGGCGACCAGCCGACCATCATGAACCGCATCAACGAGCTGGTGCTGCTGCTGGATCGCTGGTGCACCTGGGGAGCCAACGGTGATTACTTCAACTCGGACAAACCGACGCTTGACGGTGACACCCGCTTTGCGGTGCTGGAGCTGCTGAGTCTGGAAAACCAGCCGCACCTGCTGTCCGCCATCCTGTACTCACTCATTCTGGCGATTCAGGAAAAGATGTACCACTCGCCACGCAGCCTGAAGAAGGTGGCCATCATCGACGAAGCGTGGCGTCTGTTCAGCGGCTCCAACCCGCACGCGGCGCGCTTTATCGAAACCGGCTACCGCACGGTGCGCCGCCATCGCGGGGCGTTCATCACCATCACGCAGGGTATCAAAGACTTCACCGGTACCAAAGACCAGGCGGCACCGCCGGCAGCGGCGGCAGCGTGGGACTGTTCCGGTACCAAAGTCACACTGCTGCAGGATGCCAAAGCGTTCAAAACCTACCTCAATGCCAATCCGGATCAGTTCAGCGAAATGGAGACACAGGTTATCCGCGGTTTCCAGCCCGCCCGCGATACGGGGTTCAGTTCGGTGATGATTTCCAGCGGGGAATACAGTTCCTTCCACCGGGTGTTTGTGGACCCGGTGACGCGCGCGATGTTCAGTACCCGCGGGGAAGACTATCAGTATATGAGCGATGCGCAGGAGGCGGGGGCAACCAGCGAGGAGGCCGCGTACCTGCTGGCCTGTGAGCCGCACATGTATCAGGCCGAAATGCAGGAGCTTGAGCGCTGGGCCGGGCTGCCGGCCGCGTAA
- the trbI gene encoding type-F conjugative transfer system protein TrbI: MQEEKHPPAGPDSETADDSTLRDAIGKKSEVSTGRGRVARIAALTTVVIVLSAGISALVARAMQPAYVVFDMKGTLDTFRQQTAQTPLTQDAQAALTTRFGTALNASLTGWQAEHGGVILVKGAVVSGAPDITPEIQADIARQMQGAP; the protein is encoded by the coding sequence ATGCAGGAAGAGAAACATCCGCCCGCAGGGCCGGACAGTGAAACGGCCGATGACAGCACGCTGCGTGATGCCATCGGTAAAAAGTCAGAAGTATCGACAGGGCGCGGTCGGGTGGCCCGTATTGCCGCCCTCACCACCGTGGTCATCGTACTCAGCGCCGGTATCAGTGCCCTGGTTGCCCGGGCGATGCAGCCGGCATACGTGGTGTTTGATATGAAAGGCACCCTCGACACCTTCCGGCAGCAGACGGCGCAGACGCCGCTGACGCAGGATGCGCAGGCCGCCCTGACCACGCGCTTCGGGACGGCGCTGAATGCCAGCCTGACCGGCTGGCAGGCGGAGCACGGTGGCGTCATCCTGGTGAAGGGGGCCGTTGTCAGCGGTGCGCCCGATATCACGCCGGAGATACAGGCGGACATTGCGCGGCAGATGCAGGGGGCACCATGA
- the traL gene encoding type IV conjugative transfer system protein TraL has translation MDRESLQYQFPETLNQQKRLLGLPPEEAGVIVACAGIGLLCDMFIVMLVVAGALWLLIRHLKKGQGTWWLLNLLYWYLPTALLRLQFRRVPDSGNRHWMQ, from the coding sequence ATGGACAGGGAATCGCTTCAGTACCAGTTCCCGGAAACCCTCAATCAGCAGAAACGCCTGCTCGGACTCCCGCCAGAGGAGGCCGGCGTCATCGTTGCGTGCGCCGGCATTGGCCTGCTCTGCGACATGTTCATCGTGATGCTGGTTGTGGCTGGCGCGCTGTGGCTGTTAATCCGCCATCTGAAGAAAGGGCAGGGCACCTGGTGGCTCCTGAACCTCCTTTACTGGTATCTGCCGACCGCGCTGCTCCGGCTGCAGTTCAGGCGGGTGCCCGATTCGGGCAACCGGCACTGGATGCAGTAA
- the traB gene encoding F-type conjugal transfer pilus assembly protein TraB, producing MSSINTLTRRRQWMIAGTAAAVMLATGGGIWAYSRHQAELNHPAQKSAPDMTGSLVSTSFTSSVATSALQQQQNKTAGLEKDLSTLTGTLKTQNEDLKKQLSTMADAITQLQKQQMQEDSKPPAGPGQGSTPPSGPAANAPVATGPAGPAQWRVGDATGGPAAGQGNRFYPAQGFYPGTGTVRGGLQRDTFTYASLAAKKTNLPWIPSGSFSEAVMIEGADANASVTGQQNTSPVVITLIGDVSLPNGKTYSLDQCRVTGEIYGDISSERGEVRTKNISCILKNGKHIDMPFDGHVAYQGKQGIRGKPVMRNGAIIANAGAAGLLSGFGEGIKSAATPTVGLGASASVGAGDILKQGLGGGASKAADTLSQYWIKRAEQYHPVIDIGAGNAVTVVFQQGFRLETIEDADAEKEKKAAPQASAQQTAAVTPANSGGGNAPVLNPDEVLRQASQLRLGDTIN from the coding sequence ATGAGCAGCATCAATACCCTGACCCGCCGCCGGCAGTGGATGATTGCAGGTACCGCGGCTGCGGTGATGCTCGCCACCGGTGGCGGCATCTGGGCGTATTCACGCCACCAGGCTGAGCTGAACCATCCGGCACAGAAATCCGCGCCGGATATGACCGGCAGCCTGGTCAGCACGTCCTTCACCAGCAGCGTGGCCACCTCGGCGCTGCAGCAGCAGCAGAACAAAACCGCCGGGCTGGAGAAAGACCTCTCAACCCTTACCGGGACGCTGAAAACGCAGAATGAGGACCTGAAGAAGCAGCTCAGTACGATGGCAGATGCCATCACTCAGCTGCAGAAGCAGCAGATGCAGGAAGACAGCAAACCGCCTGCCGGGCCGGGACAGGGCAGCACACCGCCGTCCGGTCCCGCTGCGAATGCCCCGGTGGCCACCGGGCCGGCGGGACCGGCACAGTGGCGTGTGGGTGATGCGACCGGCGGTCCGGCTGCGGGGCAGGGTAACCGTTTTTATCCGGCGCAGGGCTTTTACCCCGGCACCGGCACGGTACGCGGCGGTCTGCAGCGGGACACCTTCACCTACGCCTCGCTCGCGGCGAAAAAAACGAACCTGCCGTGGATACCGTCGGGTTCGTTCTCCGAGGCGGTCATGATTGAGGGGGCAGACGCCAACGCCAGCGTGACCGGTCAGCAGAATACCTCGCCCGTGGTCATCACCCTTATCGGCGATGTCTCCCTGCCCAACGGCAAAACGTACAGCCTCGACCAGTGCCGCGTCACCGGGGAAATCTACGGTGATATTTCCAGCGAGCGCGGCGAAGTCCGCACGAAAAACATCAGCTGCATCCTGAAAAACGGTAAACACATCGATATGCCGTTTGACGGGCATGTGGCCTACCAGGGCAAGCAGGGTATCCGCGGCAAGCCGGTTATGCGCAACGGGGCCATCATCGCCAATGCCGGTGCGGCCGGCCTGCTGTCCGGTTTCGGTGAGGGTATCAAATCGGCCGCCACGCCGACCGTGGGTCTGGGGGCCTCGGCGTCTGTGGGCGCGGGCGATATCCTCAAGCAGGGACTCGGCGGCGGGGCCAGCAAGGCCGCTGACACGCTGAGTCAGTACTGGATCAAGCGTGCCGAGCAGTACCACCCGGTGATTGATATCGGCGCCGGTAACGCCGTCACCGTGGTGTTCCAGCAGGGCTTCCGGCTGGAGACCATTGAGGATGCGGACGCGGAGAAAGAGAAGAAAGCCGCGCCACAGGCCAGCGCGCAGCAGACTGCCGCGGTCACGCCGGCAAACAGTGGTGGCGGCAATGCCCCGGTACTGAACCCCGACGAAGTGCTGCGTCAGGCCAGCCAGCTGCGCCTGGGTGACACCATCAACTGA
- a CDS encoding relaxosome protein TraM: MGRMGIYVKDKIEKEIRDIYQLEIQNGAHPGEVSISSTCNELLRLGLIMHKAKNAEDSFSQREWNREVIRKVSGTREGIMLLLSMVTEIYLHTTGEKGNDRIEELLGGYLAEIGKAEDDAENRHFVKPDASGKE, from the coding sequence ATGGGAAGAATGGGGATTTACGTTAAGGATAAAATTGAAAAAGAAATCAGGGATATTTATCAGCTTGAAATCCAGAATGGAGCACATCCGGGAGAAGTCAGCATATCTTCGACGTGTAATGAGCTTCTGAGACTCGGACTGATTATGCATAAGGCCAAGAACGCAGAAGACAGTTTCTCCCAGCGGGAATGGAACCGAGAAGTTATCAGGAAAGTCAGTGGAACACGGGAGGGGATTATGCTTCTGCTTTCGATGGTCACTGAAATTTACCTGCATACAACGGGAGAGAAGGGGAATGACCGGATTGAGGAACTGTTAGGAGGCTATCTTGCTGAAATCGGAAAAGCAGAAGATGATGCTGAGAACCGGCACTTTGTAAAACCTGATGCATCAGGGAAAGAGTAA
- the traW gene encoding type-F conjugative transfer system protein TraW, which yields MRPRAAVTLLAAVVSLLATAVVQPAQAKDLGTIGHLFPIAEPDLLTFIGQRLQGMRESGELDRLQREAEARVKAHAVRPEPVAGLTPAVKDRTFRYDPTFTVQETVRDMQGNVIARAGDRVNPLDKVPYSETLYFIDGDNPVQMAWVRKQLTGQQNFKVILVKGNIRDSSLALDEPVYFDQYGTLTTKFGFEHTPVRVTRDDRWLRVEEVALK from the coding sequence ATGAGGCCGCGGGCGGCGGTAACGCTGCTCGCGGCAGTGGTTTCGTTACTCGCTACCGCGGTTGTTCAGCCCGCACAGGCTAAAGACCTCGGCACTATCGGGCATCTGTTCCCGATTGCAGAACCTGACCTGCTGACCTTTATCGGTCAGCGGCTGCAGGGGATGAGGGAGAGCGGGGAGCTGGACAGGCTGCAGCGTGAGGCCGAAGCGCGGGTGAAAGCCCACGCAGTGCGGCCGGAGCCGGTCGCGGGGCTGACGCCGGCGGTGAAAGACCGGACGTTCCGCTATGACCCGACCTTTACCGTGCAGGAAACGGTCCGGGACATGCAGGGTAACGTGATTGCCCGCGCAGGTGACCGGGTGAACCCGCTGGATAAGGTGCCGTACAGCGAGACGCTGTACTTCATCGACGGCGATAATCCGGTACAGATGGCGTGGGTCAGGAAGCAGCTGACCGGTCAGCAGAACTTTAAGGTCATTCTGGTGAAGGGCAACATCCGCGACAGCAGCCTGGCGCTGGATGAGCCGGTGTACTTCGACCAGTACGGCACGTTAACAACAAAATTCGGCTTTGAGCACACGCCGGTGCGCGTCACGCGCGATGACCGCTGGCTCAGGGTGGAGGAGGTAGCGCTGAAATGA
- the traK gene encoding F-type conjugal transfer protein TraK has protein sequence MKKTVSVLTALAALTLMPAVASAVVPGPAGTVFENNAHLKAQMSNTSPNKIVIDGELITAVTGPEGAYTKDSTADGALLITPLTGQDFTLFIETAGGVSVSLDVSPKPGSGRTLELIPADVPLKPNPDAKAWEESQPFPKTLVSVARTVANGGVPDGYTDMKASRAPAYNPPAGVLLTPERQLAGSHLRVVRYRMKNTGYVTRALSEKQFWQKGVRAVMLSTRTLYANGEGYVWVIFSTDKEGGA, from the coding sequence ATGAAGAAAACCGTTTCCGTGCTCACCGCCCTGGCAGCGCTCACGCTGATGCCCGCCGTGGCCTCTGCCGTGGTGCCCGGCCCGGCCGGCACCGTATTTGAGAATAACGCGCACCTGAAGGCGCAGATGAGCAACACCAGCCCGAATAAAATCGTCATTGACGGGGAGCTTATCACCGCCGTCACCGGTCCGGAGGGGGCCTATACGAAAGACAGCACCGCCGACGGCGCACTGCTCATCACCCCGCTGACCGGACAGGATTTCACCCTCTTTATCGAAACGGCCGGCGGGGTGAGCGTCTCGCTCGACGTGTCCCCGAAACCCGGCAGCGGCCGCACGCTGGAGCTTATTCCGGCGGACGTGCCGCTGAAGCCGAACCCGGATGCGAAGGCGTGGGAGGAGAGCCAGCCGTTCCCGAAGACGCTGGTCAGCGTGGCGCGCACCGTGGCAAACGGCGGCGTGCCTGACGGCTATACCGACATGAAGGCCAGCCGGGCTCCGGCGTACAACCCGCCTGCCGGCGTCCTGCTCACGCCGGAGCGACAGCTGGCAGGCTCGCACCTGCGGGTGGTGCGTTACCGGATGAAAAACACCGGTTACGTCACCCGCGCCCTCAGTGAAAAGCAGTTCTGGCAGAAAGGCGTGCGCGCGGTGATGCTCTCCACCCGCACCCTGTATGCGAACGGCGAAGGGTACGTGTGGGTGATTTTCTCCACGGATAAGGAGGGCGGGGCATGA
- the traV gene encoding type IV conjugative transfer system lipoprotein TraV — MQKLFACALLCAALTGCAGMNSDFDCNKTATDQCLSMSDASHLASKHQSLDDLSAAKDSGPKPAAEALATPGNQKPAVNPDRTVSVAAPAPRPVAGQPLSPAVLRTSTVPVHTAAVSAGSITPADYSGPGKVDATRIPDATQRLWIAPWVDEQDSFHQPAVVEFVKQKSRWDEDFRVISEGE; from the coding sequence ATGCAAAAACTCTTTGCGTGCGCACTGCTGTGCGCTGCGCTCACCGGCTGCGCCGGCATGAACTCCGACTTTGACTGCAACAAAACCGCCACCGACCAGTGCCTCTCGATGTCGGACGCCAGCCACCTGGCGTCAAAACACCAGAGCCTCGACGACCTGAGTGCGGCGAAGGACAGCGGCCCAAAGCCTGCGGCTGAGGCGCTGGCGACGCCCGGCAACCAGAAGCCCGCCGTGAATCCAGACCGCACCGTCAGTGTGGCTGCGCCCGCACCCCGCCCCGTGGCGGGACAACCGCTCAGCCCCGCTGTGCTCCGGACCTCCACGGTGCCGGTGCACACCGCTGCCGTCTCCGCCGGCAGCATCACGCCGGCAGATTACAGTGGACCGGGGAAGGTTGATGCCACACGTATCCCGGACGCCACACAGCGCCTGTGGATTGCGCCCTGGGTGGATGAGCAGGACAGCTTCCATCAGCCTGCTGTCGTGGAGTTCGTGAAGCAGAAGTCCCGCTGGGACGAAGACTTTCGCGTGATAAGCGAGGGAGAGTAA